The following coding sequences are from one Lentimicrobiaceae bacterium window:
- a CDS encoding Ig-like domain-containing protein — protein sequence MKRSPFLLFAWLFGLILMAGCATIVAPSGGEKDVSPPKIKAMHPNDRSTGFSAKRIQITFNEFVQLKDVNTSFLSSPPFENQPDILIKGKSLVISLNDTLKPNTTYRLFFGNAVQDLTENNPLSNLTYTFSTGKYLDSLRMKGLVVNAFTTKPKKEILVFLYKSSGDSVVYKEKPYYVAKTNENGSFEFENIAAGLYNIVALKDANNNFLCDGIAEDIGFAPQKITLDTSVMQTDTLTHDTLQKVKMLNIGTLQLFKQADSTQKILKASVTRHGQLTFCFSNPVKNLEILPLKEDSSFLTCIREINPGKDTIVFWLPKIINDSARFCVADNGKILDTLNISLKMQVRTRKGKSEAIEKPNALTVELLLNNGTFYERRIPLSLVFSQPLLQYNWEKCKLVEEKDTLPIQIEFTDAVHRKAHVLHKWKENTQYQLIVPEDAVEDIFHQKNDSILFPFKTRLLSEYGSLLMNIKLKPGTGNLIVQLLNEKDKVIEQHMINGDTPIKFEFLPPGKYQIKAVYDSNKNRKWDTGNYIKKIQPEKVVLYNKLLEIRANWDIVENWDL from the coding sequence TTGAAAAGAAGTCCGTTTTTACTATTTGCCTGGCTGTTTGGGCTTATCCTTATGGCTGGCTGCGCTACCATAGTTGCTCCCTCAGGAGGAGAAAAGGATGTTTCTCCTCCGAAAATAAAAGCAATGCACCCTAATGACCGTAGCACCGGGTTTTCTGCCAAACGCATTCAAATTACCTTTAATGAATTCGTACAACTTAAAGATGTCAACACCAGTTTTCTTTCCTCACCTCCTTTTGAAAATCAGCCTGACATTCTGATAAAAGGGAAGTCATTGGTTATATCTCTGAATGATACGTTGAAACCCAATACAACCTACAGACTGTTTTTCGGTAATGCCGTACAGGATCTCACAGAAAATAACCCACTCAGTAACTTGACCTATACTTTTTCCACAGGCAAATATCTTGATTCGCTTCGCATGAAAGGCTTGGTTGTCAATGCATTTACAACTAAACCTAAAAAAGAGATACTTGTATTTTTATACAAAAGCTCCGGCGATTCCGTAGTGTATAAAGAAAAACCTTATTATGTTGCAAAAACAAACGAAAACGGCAGTTTTGAATTTGAAAATATTGCCGCGGGATTATATAATATTGTTGCCCTAAAAGATGCGAACAATAATTTTCTTTGTGATGGAATAGCAGAAGACATAGGATTTGCCCCGCAAAAAATTACGCTGGATACTTCTGTTATGCAAACAGATACCCTTACGCACGACACATTGCAAAAAGTCAAGATGTTAAACATTGGCACTTTACAGCTTTTCAAACAAGCTGATTCGACGCAAAAAATACTCAAAGCCTCTGTAACCCGCCATGGTCAGCTTACTTTCTGTTTCTCAAATCCTGTTAAAAACCTCGAAATATTGCCACTTAAAGAAGATTCTTCTTTCCTGACCTGTATCCGCGAAATAAATCCGGGCAAGGATACCATCGTATTTTGGCTTCCAAAAATCATAAACGATTCCGCCAGATTTTGTGTTGCCGATAATGGAAAAATACTTGATACACTGAATATTTCGTTAAAGATGCAAGTGAGAACCCGAAAAGGCAAAAGCGAAGCTATCGAAAAACCTAACGCTCTTACCGTTGAACTTTTGCTAAATAATGGCACTTTTTATGAACGCAGAATCCCTCTCAGCCTTGTTTTTTCACAGCCGCTTTTGCAATACAATTGGGAGAAATGTAAATTGGTGGAGGAAAAAGACACCCTACCTATTCAGATAGAGTTTACGGATGCAGTACACCGAAAAGCCCATGTTTTGCATAAATGGAAAGAAAATACGCAATATCAACTGATTGTACCTGAGGATGCAGTGGAAGATATTTTTCATCAAAAAAACGACAGTATTCTTTTCCCATTCAAGACAAGGTTATTATCGGAATATGGAAGTCTGCTTATGAATATAAAACTTAAACCGGGTACAGGGAATCTTATTGTACAATTGCTGAACGAAAAAGATAAAGTTATTGAACAACATATGATTAATGGAGATACACCGATTAAATTTGAATTTCTGCCACCCGGTAAATACCAGATAAAAGCTGTGTACGACTCCAATAAAAACAGAAAATGGGATACTGGAAACTATATTAAAAAAATACAACCGGAAAAGGTTGTATTATACAATAAATTACTGGAGATAAGAGCAAATTGGGATATTGTGGAAAACTGGGATTTATAG
- a CDS encoding metalloregulator ArsR/SmtB family transcription factor, which produces MKKFLLDVNKLENAASKLRAMAHPMRVAIIEMLDTNGKLNVTEIYQKLKIEQATASHHLNILKNKGVLVSRREGKQIYYSLKSESLTEIIHCINRCGER; this is translated from the coding sequence ATGAAGAAATTTTTATTAGACGTAAATAAGTTAGAAAACGCAGCAAGTAAACTCAGGGCGATGGCACATCCTATGCGGGTGGCAATTATAGAAATGCTTGATACCAATGGAAAACTAAATGTTACAGAAATTTATCAGAAACTGAAAATAGAGCAGGCTACAGCCTCTCACCATCTGAATATTTTAAAGAATAAGGGTGTTCTGGTTTCACGGCGTGAAGGAAAGCAAATATATTATTCGCTTAAAAGTGAATCACTTACCGAAATAATTCATTGTATTAACCGTTGTGGCGAACGATAA
- a CDS encoding HAMP domain-containing histidine kinase — MGYSELLISNAGDYSSAEKDEFIEQIAHAGNQIDKSLESILNLNWARANMRKMQAKPQNTNLSEISAQLISILASLFQKKNQKITMEIDGKVMVCISDNGVGISNENQKKLFRLDEKISTPGTSNEKGTGLGLLLCKEFIGKNNGEIWVESQINQGTSLPVTKA, encoded by the coding sequence ATCGGATATAGCGAATTGCTGATTTCAAATGCCGGGGATTATTCTTCGGCGGAAAAAGATGAGTTTATTGAACAGATTGCCCATGCTGGCAACCAGATTGATAAATCGCTCGAAAGTATCCTGAACCTGAACTGGGCTCGTGCAAACATGAGAAAAATGCAGGCAAAGCCCCAAAATACAAATCTGTCGGAAATTTCTGCCCAATTAATTTCTATTCTGGCTTCTTTGTTTCAAAAGAAAAACCAAAAAATTACCATGGAAATTGACGGGAAAGTGATGGTGTGTATTTCCGATAACGGAGTAGGCATCAGTAACGAGAACCAAAAAAAATTATTCCGTCTCGATGAAAAAATTTCCACACCAGGCACATCTAACGAAAAGGGAACGGGATTGGGTTTGTTGCTATGTAAAGAATTTATCGGGAAAAATAACGGCGAAATTTGGGTAGAAAGCCAAATCAACCAGGGCACATCCCTTCCCGTAACTAAGGCGTAG
- a CDS encoding proline iminopeptidase-family hydrolase: MKLSAPVCLSMVLLTVAYSYSQNPQLEITLSDGNVREGFIKVDGGKVWFRIAGTDKKRIPLICVHGGPGAPHDYMEPVEKLSDERPVIFYDQLGCGNSERPADTSLWNIRRFVEEFATVCKALQLNEFHILAQSWGTMLIAEYMQRKPQGVKSIVFGGSAFSATRFAQDCRAYLEELPDTQQQAIQKAEATGNYTSPEYQEAMNTFYSLHVCRLEPMPLCVQHTFEKMGTEVYLHMWGPSEFSVMGTLKQFDIINKLKNITVPVLLACGEFDEATPEATRFYQQNIPNSEMVVFKDASHMHHIEKEDEFLKILRDFLHKNE, encoded by the coding sequence ATGAAGCTATCTGCCCCCGTTTGCTTAAGCATGGTTTTATTAACCGTAGCCTATTCGTATTCACAAAATCCACAGTTGGAAATTACCTTATCAGATGGTAATGTTCGCGAAGGTTTTATAAAAGTAGATGGAGGAAAAGTATGGTTCAGAATTGCCGGAACCGACAAAAAGAGAATTCCTCTTATTTGTGTACACGGAGGACCCGGTGCTCCGCACGACTATATGGAACCCGTTGAAAAACTTAGCGACGAACGTCCTGTGATTTTCTACGATCAATTGGGCTGCGGAAATTCAGAAAGACCGGCAGATACCTCTCTCTGGAATATCAGGCGATTTGTAGAAGAATTTGCAACTGTTTGCAAAGCTTTGCAGTTAAATGAATTTCATATTTTAGCCCAATCATGGGGAACAATGCTGATTGCCGAATACATGCAACGAAAACCACAAGGTGTAAAAAGTATTGTTTTTGGAGGTTCTGCTTTCAGTGCTACCCGTTTCGCACAGGATTGCCGGGCGTACCTGGAGGAATTGCCCGACACACAACAACAGGCTATACAAAAAGCTGAAGCTACCGGCAATTATACTTCACCTGAATACCAGGAAGCCATGAATACTTTCTACAGCCTCCATGTTTGCCGTTTGGAACCTATGCCCTTATGTGTGCAACATACTTTTGAAAAAATGGGGACAGAAGTTTATTTGCACATGTGGGGACCAAGTGAATTTTCTGTAATGGGAACTTTAAAACAGTTTGATATAATAAACAAATTAAAAAACATCACAGTACCTGTATTGCTCGCCTGTGGCGAATTTGATGAAGCCACCCCCGAAGCCACCCGTTTCTATCAGCAAAATATTCCAAACTCCGAAATGGTAGTTTTCAAGGATGCCTCACATATGCACCACATAGAAAAAGAAGACGAATTTTTGAAAATATTACGTGATTTCCTTCACAAAAATGAATAA
- the gpmA gene encoding 2,3-diphosphoglycerate-dependent phosphoglycerate mutase → MKKLVLIRHGESQWNKENRFTGWTDVPLSETGIVEAKKAGKLLKENGFHFEVAYTSYLKRAIKTLWLVLEEMDQMWIPVKNSWRLNEKHYGNLQGLNKAETAEKYGEEQVHIWRRSYNIPPAPLSENDSRHPRFDPRYKDLSPAEQPATEALKDTVARIVPYWETEMQPTLVQKNEVIVAAHGNSLRGIVKYLKNVGDQEIIALNLPTGIPYIFEFDNNMKLLQDYFLGDPEEIKKMMEAVANQGKAKK, encoded by the coding sequence ATGAAGAAATTAGTGTTAATAAGGCATGGCGAAAGCCAGTGGAATAAGGAAAACCGTTTTACGGGATGGACCGATGTCCCCTTGTCAGAAACAGGGATTGTCGAAGCCAAGAAAGCAGGGAAGCTATTAAAAGAAAATGGCTTTCATTTTGAAGTAGCTTATACTTCCTACCTTAAAAGGGCTATCAAAACCTTATGGTTAGTTCTGGAAGAAATGGACCAAATGTGGATACCGGTAAAAAATAGCTGGAGACTTAATGAAAAACATTATGGCAACCTGCAGGGATTAAACAAAGCCGAAACCGCCGAAAAATATGGTGAAGAACAGGTGCATATCTGGAGGCGTAGCTACAATATTCCTCCGGCTCCCCTTTCGGAAAATGATTCCCGTCACCCACGATTCGATCCTAGGTACAAAGATTTATCTCCTGCCGAGCAACCTGCTACGGAAGCACTGAAAGACACTGTGGCACGTATAGTTCCGTATTGGGAAACCGAAATGCAGCCTACCCTGGTACAAAAAAATGAAGTTATAGTTGCCGCTCATGGAAACAGTCTTAGGGGCATTGTAAAATACTTGAAAAATGTAGGCGATCAGGAAATTATAGCCCTTAACCTTCCAACAGGTATTCCTTATATTTTTGAATTTGACAATAATATGAAATTACTACAAGATTATTTTCTCGGCGACCCCGAAGAAATAAAGAAAATGATGGAGGCGGTAGCCAACCAGGGAAAAGCCAAAAAATAA
- a CDS encoding polysaccharide deacetylase family protein, with product MLFTKVPSVVRWLSPSAIFWKIPVKEKIVFLTFDDGPIPEATPEVLEILEQKNVNATFFCVGDNVKKYPQIFALVKEKGHDIGNHTFNHIKGFRTPDENYFTNIAMCDEQVQSKYFRPPYGQIRPRQIKYLSKSYSIIMWTAFSGDFDPSLSVKRCIKNIITAARPGAIFVFHDSLKAREKMLPALSEVIDILKEKGYSFGLLSDFI from the coding sequence ATGCTGTTTACAAAAGTTCCTTCGGTGGTTCGTTGGTTAAGTCCTTCGGCTATTTTTTGGAAAATTCCTGTAAAAGAGAAAATTGTATTCCTCACTTTTGATGATGGACCCATCCCTGAGGCTACTCCGGAGGTATTGGAAATTCTGGAACAAAAAAATGTAAACGCTACTTTTTTTTGTGTGGGTGATAATGTGAAAAAATATCCTCAAATTTTTGCTCTGGTAAAAGAAAAAGGTCATGATATTGGCAATCACACATTTAATCACATCAAAGGATTTCGAACACCCGATGAAAACTACTTTACCAACATAGCAATGTGCGATGAACAGGTACAAAGCAAGTATTTCCGCCCCCCCTATGGTCAAATCCGGCCGAGGCAGATAAAATATTTGTCGAAAAGTTATTCCATCATAATGTGGACGGCATTCAGCGGAGATTTTGATCCATCGCTATCTGTGAAACGATGTATTAAAAATATTATAACCGCCGCACGCCCCGGAGCCATTTTTGTTTTCCACGACAGCCTGAAAGCCCGCGAAAAGATGCTGCCAGCGTTGAGTGAAGTAATTGATATTTTGAAAGAAAAAGGGTACTCCTTCGGTCTGCTTTCCGATTTTATCTGA
- a CDS encoding RNA polymerase sigma factor: MTTPEYNHCVDQFSDGVYRFVLKNIRDEESARDVVQESFTRMWEKVKEVSFEKAKSYLFTTAYHTMIDMLRKENRLTSYEEQSHGKETIENSYSDLKEVLNLAVEKLSDVQRSVLLLRDYEGYSYEEIGRITGLSESQVKVYIYRARVALKEYIRKPELVI, from the coding sequence ATGACAACACCTGAGTACAACCATTGCGTGGACCAGTTTTCTGATGGGGTTTACCGCTTTGTACTTAAGAACATCAGAGATGAAGAAAGCGCCAGGGATGTGGTACAGGAATCGTTTACCCGGATGTGGGAAAAAGTAAAGGAAGTGTCGTTTGAAAAAGCAAAATCATATTTGTTTACAACGGCTTATCATACTATGATTGACATGTTGAGAAAGGAAAACCGGCTCACCTCTTACGAAGAACAAAGCCATGGAAAGGAAACCATCGAAAACAGCTATTCCGATTTGAAAGAAGTGCTGAACCTGGCGGTGGAAAAACTTTCCGATGTACAGCGTTCCGTGTTGTTGCTGAGAGACTATGAAGGATATTCCTACGAAGAAATAGGAAGAATAACCGGGCTGAGCGAATCGCAGGTAAAAGTGTATATTTATCGCGCCAGGGTAGCCCTGAAAGAATATATTCGTAAACCGGAACTTGTAATTTGA
- a CDS encoding C25 family cysteine peptidase: MKKSTFFYLLILLLSFSSFLMAQRNVTTYSDSWGKQGFSLLSQEKTGVAVSYSVTEFALNGTTIDGQPMQNIELKGHFLQNNAGAPNIPGNGRYIAMPQGATPQLKIISSRTEIFQNVEIAPAPVPQKDNDRSPARFEKDAKIYSTNAFYPAQPIQISAPKKIRGVDVVMLGITPFQYNPITKELIVYRDIKVEVSFKGGNGHFGQDRLRSYWWDPILSDALMNYSSLPKMNYNKHSAKETGWEYLIIRPNGEEYAQWADSLKKFRTLQGITTGVVSLDEIGGTTATVIENYINNAYNTWEVPPAAVLILGDHGNDASKNVLAPITTEQGETFVCDNIYADVDGDELPEMVFARITANNAEQLETMVTKVLNYEKAPPTNPDFYQHPITALGWQTERWFQICSETVGGYFKYVLGKDPVRINAVYGGNPNTDPWSTNENTSMVINYFGPNGLGYIPATPSELGGWTGGNATMVNNAINSGAFILQHRDHGYEDGWGEPDYSTTNISGLTNTDLTFVMSINCLTGKYDYSSECFGEAFHHYKYNGQNSGALGFIAPSEVSYSFVNDTYVWGIYDNMWTDFMPDYGTAIESRGLLPAFGMAAGKFFLEESNWPSIPEYKTITQRLFHMHGDAFLRLYSEVPQSLTVLHNPILYAGVTSFDVTADEGAFIALTVNGEIIGTGVSQGGPVAINIPGQLPPNQMLVTVTKQNYYRYTALVDIVPPSGPYVVRDSYTLNDENGNNNGLADFGENPMISLSVKNVGVEQAENVNLTISTEDIYATITDATENYGNIPANEIVSVENGFAISISDTVPDQHNILFKVTATDGTNTWESYFSVKAYAPIITTGRVIVEEQAGNGNGRLDPGENANIIVKNNNKGHSDIYNLTASLFSSSPFITVNSAEYSIDTLAALGEIGAIFNVTVSSGAPLGTVAPFNYNIVSGNYNAHKDFALTIGLILEDWESGGMTGFNWATSGDAEWAVSDETPYEGTFCAKSGDISDYQSTIITLDYNVMADDSISFFCKVSSEEDYDYLKFYLDGAVINQWSGEVDWTRVVYPVTAGQHTFKWEYMKDVSQSNGTDAAYLDFIVLPPMLVTTAFAGLDASVCEGSTYQPQGSATNFTSVLWTTSGTGTFDDASLLNPVYTPSPEDIVAGSVVLTITAYEPVKADASDNMTLFINKSAVAFAGNNLAVCAGATVSLSEATAQNYSAINWTTTGTGTFDDATLINPVYTPSPEDIAAGTVTLTLTAVANAPCLDVSGELAITIYPLPTAELSGSGEICPGNTFDLTIQLTGAAPWQVLTLDSQSLTIETSPYTWTVQPNETTSYGLFSVSDANNCQNSATGLGEVTIKPLPEIPSMPVAVGNIDSLDLVYTTSLDFSITEVPNTLSYVWMLEPSNAGTIAEQDLTATVTWNQDFRGTALVSVKTVNDCGESAFSDAKEVKIYSTIGIDEPQAKFSLKVYPNPNNGNFKLDISPVKPEVVNIKLMNITGNMVYSENNVAIQSGYSQNLNLNHLNKGIYTLIIEGKGIYNVTKVVIK; the protein is encoded by the coding sequence ATGAAAAAATCTACCTTTTTCTATCTGCTTATATTGCTGCTGTCGTTCAGTTCGTTTCTGATGGCACAACGCAATGTAACCACTTACTCCGACAGTTGGGGCAAACAGGGATTTTCGCTGCTAAGCCAGGAAAAAACGGGGGTAGCGGTAAGCTATTCGGTAACAGAATTTGCATTAAACGGCACCACTATTGACGGTCAGCCAATGCAAAACATCGAGCTCAAGGGACATTTTTTGCAAAACAATGCCGGCGCACCCAATATTCCGGGAAATGGTCGGTATATTGCAATGCCCCAGGGAGCAACACCCCAGTTAAAAATAATTTCGAGCCGGACTGAAATTTTCCAAAACGTGGAAATAGCCCCTGCACCCGTCCCGCAAAAGGATAACGACCGCAGCCCTGCCCGCTTCGAAAAGGATGCCAAAATTTATTCAACAAACGCATTCTATCCTGCTCAGCCAATTCAGATTTCTGCCCCCAAAAAAATACGCGGAGTTGATGTTGTGATGCTGGGTATCACACCTTTTCAGTACAATCCAATAACCAAGGAATTGATAGTTTACCGCGACATCAAAGTTGAAGTAAGCTTTAAAGGTGGTAACGGACATTTTGGCCAGGATCGTCTCCGCAGCTACTGGTGGGACCCCATTCTGAGTGATGCACTGATGAATTACTCATCTTTGCCCAAAATGAATTATAATAAACACTCAGCCAAGGAAACCGGATGGGAATACCTGATTATCCGACCCAATGGAGAAGAATATGCACAGTGGGCTGACTCTCTAAAGAAATTTCGTACACTACAGGGTATTACCACTGGCGTTGTTTCTCTCGACGAAATCGGAGGAACCACTGCCACAGTAATCGAAAACTACATTAACAATGCTTACAACACCTGGGAAGTTCCGCCTGCAGCAGTTCTGATTTTAGGCGACCATGGCAACGATGCTTCCAAAAATGTTTTGGCTCCGATAACAACAGAACAAGGTGAAACCTTCGTGTGCGACAACATTTATGCTGACGTGGATGGCGACGAACTACCCGAAATGGTTTTTGCCCGTATTACGGCAAACAACGCAGAACAATTGGAAACTATGGTTACCAAAGTTCTTAACTACGAAAAAGCCCCTCCAACCAATCCCGATTTCTATCAGCATCCTATTACTGCCCTGGGCTGGCAAACCGAACGCTGGTTTCAGATTTGCTCAGAAACAGTAGGTGGTTATTTCAAATATGTTCTTGGAAAAGACCCTGTTCGTATCAATGCCGTATATGGTGGAAATCCTAATACCGACCCGTGGTCAACTAACGAAAACACCAGTATGGTTATAAACTACTTTGGTCCTAACGGATTAGGGTATATCCCTGCTACTCCATCAGAACTTGGTGGCTGGACAGGCGGTAATGCCACCATGGTTAACAATGCAATAAACAGCGGCGCATTTATTCTGCAACACCGTGACCATGGATACGAAGACGGATGGGGTGAACCTGATTACAGTACAACTAACATCAGTGGATTAACCAATACAGATCTTACCTTTGTGATGTCAATCAACTGCCTTACTGGTAAATATGATTATTCTTCCGAATGCTTCGGCGAAGCATTCCACCATTACAAATACAACGGACAAAACTCAGGTGCTTTAGGCTTCATTGCTCCTTCCGAAGTTTCTTATTCTTTTGTAAATGATACTTATGTTTGGGGTATTTACGACAATATGTGGACCGATTTCATGCCCGACTACGGAACTGCTATCGAATCGCGCGGACTATTACCCGCCTTTGGAATGGCAGCCGGAAAATTCTTCCTAGAAGAATCGAACTGGCCTAGCATACCCGAGTATAAAACCATTACCCAACGTCTTTTCCACATGCACGGCGATGCTTTCCTTCGCCTGTATTCCGAAGTTCCACAAAGCCTCACTGTACTTCACAATCCTATTTTATATGCCGGAGTTACTTCTTTCGATGTTACTGCCGATGAAGGTGCTTTTATTGCCCTTACGGTTAATGGTGAAATAATTGGTACCGGAGTTTCCCAGGGCGGACCAGTAGCTATAAACATCCCCGGACAATTACCTCCCAACCAGATGCTGGTTACTGTTACTAAACAAAATTATTATCGCTATACAGCTCTTGTTGATATTGTTCCCCCAAGCGGACCTTATGTTGTAAGAGATTCTTATACCCTGAACGACGAAAATGGCAACAACAACGGTCTTGCCGACTTTGGCGAAAACCCAATGATTAGCCTTTCAGTGAAAAATGTTGGTGTCGAACAAGCAGAAAACGTTAACTTAACCATTAGCACCGAAGATATTTATGCTACTATTACCGATGCAACAGAAAATTATGGAAACATTCCTGCCAACGAAATTGTAAGCGTTGAAAATGGCTTTGCCATCAGCATTTCCGATACCGTTCCCGACCAGCATAATATACTTTTCAAAGTAACAGCTACCGATGGTACCAACACATGGGAAAGCTATTTCAGCGTGAAGGCTTATGCCCCGATAATTACTACCGGAAGAGTGATAGTTGAAGAACAAGCCGGAAATGGAAATGGTCGCCTCGACCCAGGCGAAAATGCCAATATCATTGTGAAAAATAACAACAAAGGTCATAGCGATATCTACAACCTGACTGCTTCATTATTCAGTTCAAGCCCCTTCATTACTGTTAATTCAGCCGAATATTCAATTGATACCCTCGCTGCTTTAGGCGAAATAGGTGCAATTTTCAATGTTACCGTTAGCAGTGGTGCTCCCCTTGGAACCGTTGCCCCATTCAACTACAACATTGTTTCAGGTAATTACAATGCTCATAAAGATTTTGCCTTAACAATAGGTTTGATCCTCGAAGATTGGGAAAGTGGTGGAATGACCGGATTCAACTGGGCTACCAGCGGCGATGCCGAATGGGCTGTTTCTGACGAAACTCCTTACGAAGGAACATTTTGCGCAAAATCAGGCGACATCAGCGACTACCAATCAACCATAATAACTCTTGACTATAACGTTATGGCTGATGATAGCATTTCATTCTTCTGTAAGGTTTCTTCTGAAGAAGATTACGATTATCTTAAATTTTATCTTGACGGAGCTGTTATTAATCAATGGTCAGGCGAAGTTGACTGGACAAGAGTTGTATATCCGGTTACTGCCGGGCAGCATACTTTCAAGTGGGAATATATGAAAGACGTTTCACAATCAAATGGAACTGATGCCGCATATCTTGATTTCATCGTATTGCCTCCTATGCTTGTTACTACCGCTTTTGCCGGTTTGGATGCCTCTGTCTGCGAAGGAAGCACCTACCAACCTCAGGGAAGCGCCACTAACTTTACTTCAGTACTTTGGACTACATCCGGAACCGGTACCTTTGACGATGCAAGTCTTTTGAACCCGGTTTATACACCAAGCCCTGAAGACATAGTCGCCGGTTCGGTAGTACTGACAATAACTGCTTACGAACCCGTTAAAGCCGATGCCTCTGACAACATGACTTTGTTTATCAACAAATCTGCTGTTGCTTTCGCCGGTAACAACCTCGCTGTTTGTGCTGGTGCTACTGTAAGTCTTTCAGAAGCTACCGCCCAAAATTATTCAGCAATAAACTGGACTACCACTGGCACAGGTACTTTCGACGATGCTACCCTGATTAACCCAGTTTACACTCCCAGTCCCGAAGACATTGCCGCCGGAACGGTAACACTTACCCTTACCGCTGTCGCTAATGCTCCCTGCCTTGATGTAAGCGGAGAATTGGCAATAACTATTTATCCTTTACCCACTGCCGAACTTTCGGGCAGCGGCGAAATTTGCCCGGGCAATACTTTTGATTTGACCATTCAACTCACCGGAGCAGCCCCGTGGCAGGTTCTTACACTTGATTCACAATCACTGACCATTGAAACCTCGCCCTACACCTGGACTGTTCAGCCAAATGAAACCACTTCTTACGGACTCTTTTCGGTGAGCGATGCCAATAACTGCCAGAACTCAGCAACAGGCTTGGGAGAAGTTACTATTAAACCTTTGCCCGAAATTCCTTCGATGCCGGTTGCCGTTGGTAACATTGATTCACTGGATTTGGTTTACACCACCTCCCTCGATTTTTCTATCACCGAAGTACCTAACACTCTAAGCTATGTTTGGATGCTCGAACCCTCCAACGCAGGAACAATAGCCGAACAGGACTTAACTGCTACCGTAACCTGGAACCAGGATTTCCGTGGCACTGCTTTGGTAAGTGTTAAAACGGTAAACGACTGCGGCGAAAGTGCTTTCTCTGACGCCAAAGAAGTAAAAATCTATTCTACTATAGGTATTGATGAACCACAGGCTAAATTCAGTCTTAAAGTTTATCCAAATCCCAACAATGGTAATTTCAAACTGGATATTTCTCCTGTTAAACCCGAAGTTGTGAACATTAAACTGATGAACATTACCGGAAACATGGTTTACTCCGAAAATAATGTTGCCATTCAAAGCGGTTATTCACAAAATCTCAACCTTAATCATCTTAACAAAGGTATTTATACCCTGATTATTGAAGGAAAAGGTATTTACAACGTAACAAAGGTGGTGATAAAATAA